The Pyrodictium delaneyi genome contains a region encoding:
- a CDS encoding DNA-directed RNA polymerase subunit B: MKAFIDEYGLVKQHIDSYNRFVEKELKEIVKEFGVIATPRREYEVRIVDVELGEPMVMESDGSEHPVTPMECRIRDLTYAAPIKAKVIIVENGIEREPEDIILGFLPVMLRSKADPLAKCFYEGGPREDCERILIEAGEDPRDPGGYFIINGSERVVVIQEDQALNRILVGKARAGTGSAVYTAKVISSHAGVRYQLILDMHKDGTLHVSMSRALSKIPFIILMRALGLESDRDIVLAISPDPQIQQMLIPSLEQARAINTVEDALDFIGSRFREGIGKPREQRIRVAERVLDYILLPHIGTRPEARLRKALFLGQMAAKLLEYVLGRRGEDDKDHYANKRVLLAGDLIAMVFRIAMRALAYDVRQQLEKLRARGRHISVRMVIRSDIITNRLREALATGNWPGQRTGVSQILDRTNWLSMLSHLRRVVSQLSRSQPHFEARDVHGTQWGRICPFETPEGPNCGLVKNLALMAYVSPGVSEEEVEKILYDMGVRDAVEVFNEVRKVGYYPPELQQWSKIFLNGRLIGYHPDGEALAQELRRLRRSGKLPPDVNVSVYKTEYINEVYINTDQGRILRPVFVVEKGRLVYSPEHAEKLRRGEWNFSDLLRNGIVEMLDAEEEENTYIALNPEDLTPEHTHMEIWPAAIMGVTASTIPYAEHNQSPRNTYQAAMAKQALGLYAANYQIRVDTRAHLLHYPEKPLVQTRTLDVIGFNERPAGQNMVIAVMSFTGYNIEDAIIMNKSSVERGLARSTFFRLYATEERRYAGGLSDRIEKPEANIEGSKPPEMYRKLDADGIISPEVEVSGGEVLIGKTSPPRFMEEYREFGTVSVRRRDTSVTMRHGEKGFVDTVILTENIEGFKLIKVRVRDQRIPELGDKFASRHGQKGVIGMLIPQYDMPFTEDGITPDLIINPHAFPSRMTLGQLFEAIAGKYAAIYGRFVDGTPFAKEPIENLKIELLKAGYAPDGTELMYDGRTGELLRNPILIGIVYYQKLHHMVADKMHARARGPVQVLTRQPTEGRAREGGLRFGEMERDCLIGHGAAMLLRERMLESSDRYVMYVCEKCGHMAWFDRNKRKYICPIHGDKGKISAVTVPYAFKLLLQEMMSMCVMPRLRLAPKHEWRPQGE, encoded by the coding sequence ATGAAAGCATTCATCGACGAATATGGTCTAGTTAAGCAGCACATAGATTCGTATAACAGATTTGTAGAGAAAGAGCTGAAGGAGATAGTAAAAGAATTCGGAGTAATAGCGACGCCGAGACGCGAGTATGAGGTACGTATAGTAGACGTAGAACTAGGCGAACCAATGGTAATGGAGAGCGATGGAAGCGAACATCCAGTAACGCCTATGGAATGTCGCATTCGTGATCTAACTTACGCAGCGCCTATCAAGGCCAAGGTAATAATAGTAGAGAATGGTATAGAGCGTGAACCTGAAGATATAATTCTAGGCTTCCTCCCCGTAATGCTGCGATCAAAGGCGGATCCCCTTGCTAAGTGTTTCTACGAAGGTGGTCCCAGGGAGGATTGTGAACGTATACTCATTGAAGCAGGCGAGGATCCCCGCGATCCAGGCGGCTATTTCATAATTAACGGGTCTGAGCGTGTCGTTGTGATTCAGGAAGATCAGGCACTCAACCGGATACTAGTAGGCAAGGCTCGGGCTGGTACTGGTAGTGCGGTGTACACAGCTAAGGTCATTTCTTCCCACGCAGGTGTACGCTATCAGCTAATCCTAGACATGCATAAGGATGGTACACTTCATGTCTCTATGAGCAGAGCCCTGAGCAAGATACCGTTTATCATACTAATGCGTGCTCTAGGCCTAGAAAGTGATCGCGACATAGTCCTAGCCATAAGTCCTGACCCGCAGATACAGCAGATGCTCATTCCATCGCTCGAGCAAGCGCGCGCCATAAACACTGTTGAAGACGCACTAGACTTCATAGGCAGCAGATTCCGTGAAGGTATAGGTAAGCCTCGTGAACAGCGTATACGTGTAGCAGAGAGAGTTCTTGACTATATACTACTCCCTCACATAGGTACTCGTCCAGAAGCTCGTCTACGTAAAGCACTCTTCCTTGGCCAGATGGCTGCAAAGCTACTCGAGTACGTACTAGGCCGCCGTGGCGAGGATGACAAGGACCACTATGCTAACAAGCGTGTCCTACTAGCAGGCGACCTAATAGCAATGGTCTTCCGTATAGCTATGAGGGCTCTAGCGTATGATGTACGCCAGCAGCTTGAGAAGCTACGCGCCCGCGGCCGGCATATCAGCGTCCGTATGGTCATACGCTCCGACATCATAACTAACCGTCTACGTGAGGCACTTGCAACAGGTAACTGGCCTGGACAGCGTACAGGTGTAAGCCAGATATTGGATCGTACAAACTGGCTGTCGATGCTCAGTCACCTCCGTCGCGTAGTCTCGCAGCTAAGCCGTAGCCAGCCGCACTTCGAGGCGCGAGACGTGCATGGTACACAGTGGGGCAGAATATGCCCCTTCGAGACTCCTGAAGGCCCCAACTGTGGTCTCGTCAAGAACCTCGCGCTAATGGCCTACGTCTCTCCGGGCGTCAGCGAGGAAGAGGTAGAGAAGATACTGTACGACATGGGTGTACGTGACGCGGTAGAGGTGTTCAACGAAGTCCGGAAAGTTGGATACTATCCACCCGAGCTACAACAGTGGAGCAAGATATTCCTCAATGGCAGGCTCATAGGCTACCACCCCGATGGCGAGGCATTAGCCCAGGAACTGCGTCGTCTCCGCCGCAGTGGTAAGCTGCCGCCAGACGTGAACGTCTCGGTATACAAGACCGAGTACATCAACGAAGTATACATCAACACCGACCAGGGCAGAATACTGCGTCCGGTATTCGTGGTCGAGAAGGGCCGCCTCGTTTACAGCCCAGAACACGCTGAGAAGCTACGCCGAGGAGAGTGGAATTTCAGCGATCTCCTCCGCAATGGTATAGTAGAGATGCTAGACGCTGAAGAAGAGGAGAATACATACATAGCGCTCAACCCGGAAGACCTAACGCCAGAGCATACTCACATGGAAATATGGCCAGCGGCAATAATGGGTGTAACAGCGAGCACCATACCCTACGCCGAACATAACCAGTCGCCACGTAACACCTATCAAGCAGCTATGGCCAAGCAGGCTCTAGGTCTATACGCTGCCAACTACCAGATACGTGTAGACACACGTGCACATCTGCTACACTACCCTGAGAAGCCACTAGTCCAGACACGCACACTTGACGTCATCGGTTTCAACGAACGCCCTGCTGGTCAGAACATGGTAATAGCTGTAATGTCGTTCACTGGCTACAACATCGAGGACGCTATAATAATGAATAAGTCCTCAGTAGAACGTGGCCTAGCCCGTTCAACATTCTTCCGTCTCTATGCTACCGAGGAGCGCCGCTACGCTGGCGGTCTCAGCGACAGGATAGAGAAACCTGAGGCAAATATAGAGGGCTCTAAACCGCCAGAGATGTACCGTAAACTAGACGCAGACGGTATAATCAGCCCTGAAGTAGAAGTATCGGGTGGCGAGGTGCTGATAGGCAAGACAAGCCCGCCAAGATTCATGGAGGAATACCGCGAGTTCGGCACTGTCTCGGTAAGACGCCGCGATACTTCAGTAACAATGAGGCATGGCGAGAAAGGCTTCGTTGACACAGTTATACTTACAGAGAATATCGAAGGCTTCAAGCTCATCAAAGTCCGTGTACGTGATCAACGTATACCAGAGCTGGGTGACAAGTTTGCATCCCGCCACGGCCAGAAGGGCGTAATAGGTATGCTCATCCCGCAGTACGACATGCCATTCACCGAGGATGGTATAACGCCAGATCTCATCATAAACCCACACGCGTTCCCATCGCGAATGACCCTGGGCCAGCTCTTCGAAGCCATAGCAGGAAAATATGCGGCGATTTACGGCCGCTTCGTGGACGGTACGCCGTTCGCTAAGGAACCTATAGAGAACCTTAAGATAGAACTGTTAAAGGCTGGCTACGCTCCTGATGGCACAGAACTAATGTATGATGGCCGTACCGGCGAGCTACTCAGAAACCCCATACTAATTGGAATAGTCTATTACCAGAAGCTACACCACATGGTAGCAGATAAGATGCACGCCCGCGCTAGGGGCCCCGTACAGGTATTAACCAGGCAGCCTACCGAGGGTCGTGCCCGTGAAGGCGGTCTAAGATTCGGTGAGATGGAGCGGGACTGCCTCATTGGTCATGGAGCAGCAATGTTGCTGCGCGAGCGTATGCTGGAGAGCAGCGACCGCTACGTAATGTATGTCTGCGAGAAATGCGGTCACATGGCATGGTTTGACCGCAATAAGAGGAAGTATATATGCCCAATACATGGCGACAAGGGCAAGATCTCGGCGGTGACAGTGCCTTACGCCTTCAAGCTCCTCCTCCAAGAAATGATGAGTATGTGTGTAATGCCCAGACTCCGCCTTGCACCCAAGCATGAGTGGAGGCCTCAGGGTGAGTAA
- a CDS encoding DNA-directed RNA polymerase subunit H, whose product MARQKKKFNILEHELVPRHEVVPPQEAARILRELGIRPEQLPWLRVTDPVARAIGAKPGDIVRIYRKSPTSGEVVVYRYVVGY is encoded by the coding sequence ATGGCGCGGCAGAAGAAGAAATTCAATATACTCGAGCACGAGCTTGTGCCTAGACACGAGGTTGTGCCTCCCCAAGAGGCTGCACGTATACTACGTGAGCTCGGTATACGGCCAGAACAGCTGCCTTGGTTACGTGTTACAGATCCCGTTGCCCGTGCTATAGGTGCTAAACCGGGCGACATAGTGAGAATTTATAGGAAGAGTCCTACCTCGGGTGAAGTAGTAGTCTATAGGTATGTCGTGGGATACTAG
- a CDS encoding 50S ribosomal protein L37e — protein sequence MSKGTPSFGKMNKNYTHIRCPRCGRHSYHAAKGYCAACGYGRSKRLRRYSWMNKKVNRVRLR from the coding sequence ATGAGCAAGGGAACACCTTCGTTTGGTAAAATGAACAAGAACTATACACATATAAGATGCCCCCGTTGTGGAAGGCATTCCTACCACGCTGCTAAGGGATATTGTGCAGCATGCGGATATGGTAGAAGTAAGAGGCTCCGTCGCTACTCCTGGATGAATAAGAAGGTGAATAGAGTCCGTCTCCGCTAG
- a CDS encoding LSM domain-containing protein, which produces MAETTHRVLGDSIGSIVLVKLKGANEVRGKLKSYDQHLNLVLEDAEEIYEDGRTRKLGTIVIRGDTVLLISPAQF; this is translated from the coding sequence ATGGCCGAGACGACACACCGTGTCCTTGGTGACAGCATAGGTAGCATCGTCCTAGTGAAACTTAAGGGTGCGAATGAGGTCAGAGGAAAGCTAAAGAGTTATGATCAACACTTGAATCTGGTTCTAGAGGATGCCGAGGAGATTTATGAGGATGGACGTACAAGAAAGCTTGGAACTATTGTCATACGTGGCGACACTGTGTTACTCATATCACCGGCTCAGTTCTAA
- a CDS encoding DUF1947 domain-containing protein, which translates to MRRWMLSKKDRKKLSRRLSELYPKLNLSNVDHIEVTVDDDIEIYIFDGVPAFIKLGEELFVPHLKYLLRYGYKEWLPYIVVDKGAVKPISRGADLMRPGIVEIPVDFDKGSIVVIVEPTRRLPLAIHHTLYNSSEIKTMEKGRVTKKLHNLGDRFWKFSEIL; encoded by the coding sequence GTGCGGAGATGGATGCTCTCCAAGAAGGATAGAAAGAAACTTTCCAGGAGATTATCCGAACTCTATCCGAAACTTAATTTGTCTAATGTAGACCACATAGAGGTGACCGTGGACGATGATATAGAGATCTACATCTTCGACGGAGTACCTGCATTCATAAAGTTAGGAGAGGAACTGTTTGTCCCACATCTCAAGTACTTGCTACGTTATGGCTACAAGGAATGGCTCCCATACATAGTAGTAGACAAAGGCGCTGTTAAGCCCATATCAAGGGGAGCAGACTTGATGAGGCCAGGCATAGTAGAAATACCAGTCGACTTCGATAAAGGATCAATCGTAGTCATAGTAGAACCTACAAGAAGGCTTCCATTAGCAATACATCATACACTCTATAACAGCTCGGAAATAAAGACCATGGAGAAAGGAAGGGTTACAAAGAAGCTGCACAACCTTGGCGATAGGTTCTGGAAGTTCTCAGAAATTCTCTAG
- a CDS encoding beta-CASP ribonuclease aCPSF1: MYKRSEVKNIVLTIMSQLMPKEVQISRIEFEGPEIAIYIRNPKILAEHPEIARDIAKKLKKRIVIRTDPAIRKSKKETEEIIKQLVPPEAGIKEIKFDEVLGEVIVKAHKVGLVYGKGRSIYNKILAETGWRLNVVRVPPVDPRDLDTLNKIIDYMLSQSSYRLSFLRSSGERIHRGVIFENRYVRITGLGGFMEVGRSAILVETGESRVLLDVGINPGGDGFSLYPRLDIEQLKPEELDAVIVTHAHLDHMGLVPYLFKYGYRGPVYVTKPTRDLMVLLQLDLLDIMQRGNQKPPYTQLEVKKMILHTIPLEYGEVTDIAPDIKLTFYNAGHILGSAMAHLHIGEGLHNIVYTGDFKFGRTRLLDKANTVFPRVETLIMESTYGDRDQPRRDVAELELISTISRTISRKGKILIPVMAVGRAQEILLVLVDALNRKLLPQETKVYIDGSIREVTAIHLTYPELLSTQVRSRILRDENPFDHENVIRVEGRQMREDIAKSDEPAVILATAGMLNGGPSVEYLRMLASDQRNTLVFVSYQARGTLGRRILDGEREITMVGEDGRLEVVKINMEVKSIDGFSGHSDRRQLLAFLANIKPKPKNIILNHGEPQAIYSLAETIRKKSKYLGLPDVRMYTPSILDSVHVAGYA, translated from the coding sequence TTGTATAAGAGGAGTGAAGTAAAGAACATAGTACTCACAATAATGTCACAGCTTATGCCTAAGGAGGTACAAATATCTCGCATAGAGTTCGAGGGCCCCGAGATAGCGATATATATCAGGAATCCTAAGATACTTGCAGAGCATCCCGAGATAGCCAGAGATATAGCTAAGAAGCTTAAGAAGCGCATAGTGATTCGTACAGATCCCGCCATAAGGAAAAGCAAGAAGGAAACAGAGGAAATAATTAAACAACTTGTTCCACCAGAGGCGGGAATAAAGGAAATAAAGTTCGATGAAGTGTTAGGCGAAGTTATAGTAAAGGCACATAAGGTAGGCCTAGTCTACGGTAAAGGTCGTTCAATATACAACAAGATTTTAGCAGAGACAGGATGGAGACTTAATGTTGTTAGAGTACCGCCGGTAGACCCTCGTGACTTGGATACACTCAACAAGATAATAGACTATATGCTTTCACAGAGTAGCTACCGTCTGAGCTTTCTAAGGAGTAGTGGCGAACGCATACATCGCGGTGTAATATTCGAGAATCGTTATGTGCGGATAACTGGACTCGGAGGCTTCATGGAAGTAGGTCGTTCAGCTATACTAGTAGAGACTGGAGAGAGCCGCGTACTACTCGATGTAGGCATAAACCCTGGCGGTGATGGATTCAGCCTCTATCCACGCCTTGACATAGAGCAGCTAAAGCCGGAAGAACTAGACGCAGTAATAGTTACACATGCCCACCTCGACCACATGGGGCTTGTACCATATTTATTCAAATATGGTTATCGCGGACCGGTCTATGTGACTAAACCGACGCGAGATCTAATGGTGCTTCTCCAACTAGACCTCTTGGACATAATGCAGCGTGGAAACCAAAAACCGCCTTACACGCAGCTTGAAGTTAAGAAGATGATTCTCCACACAATACCGCTAGAATACGGTGAAGTAACCGACATAGCTCCAGACATAAAGCTAACATTCTACAATGCTGGACACATACTAGGCTCTGCCATGGCTCACCTACATATCGGCGAAGGCCTTCATAACATAGTCTATACAGGTGATTTCAAATTTGGTCGGACGAGACTACTAGACAAGGCGAATACAGTATTCCCACGGGTAGAAACATTGATAATGGAAAGCACCTATGGTGACAGAGATCAGCCTCGCAGAGACGTAGCAGAGCTAGAACTCATAAGCACGATTAGTAGAACTATATCACGTAAAGGCAAGATTCTCATACCCGTAATGGCTGTAGGACGTGCACAAGAGATACTCCTCGTGTTGGTTGATGCACTCAATAGGAAATTACTCCCGCAGGAGACAAAAGTATACATAGATGGTAGTATCAGGGAAGTAACGGCGATACACCTAACCTATCCGGAGCTTCTATCCACCCAAGTAAGATCACGAATACTTCGTGATGAAAACCCATTTGATCATGAAAATGTGATACGAGTTGAGGGTCGTCAAATGAGAGAAGATATTGCTAAATCTGATGAACCTGCAGTGATATTAGCTACCGCAGGTATGCTCAATGGTGGTCCATCGGTAGAGTATCTGCGTATGCTTGCGAGTGACCAGAGAAACACGCTAGTATTTGTAAGCTACCAAGCCAGGGGTACACTTGGTCGAAGAATACTAGATGGTGAACGCGAGATAACAATGGTAGGTGAAGATGGCAGACTTGAGGTAGTCAAGATAAATATGGAGGTAAAGTCCATCGATGGTTTCTCAGGACATTCTGATAGACGTCAGTTACTAGCATTCCTAGCCAATATAAAGCCAAAGCCGAAAAATATAATCCTAAATCACGGCGAACCACAAGCCATATATTCACTTGCAGAGACTATAAGGAAGAAAAGTAAGTATCTTGGTCTACCAGATGTGCGTATGTACACACCGTCGATCTTAGACTCCGTCCACGTAGCTGGCTATGCCTAG
- the psmB gene encoding archaeal proteasome endopeptidase complex subunit beta, translated as MLAALQKSLHGTTTVGIRVKDFVVLAADRRATAGYYIAHKRTRKIIKVTDYMAMTTAGLVADAQVLAEWLSNHAHYYMLINKKKLSVHAAAQYLATILHSSRFFPYIVQLLLGGYDTRPRLYNIDWYGSVTEEKYVATGSGSPVAIGVIEDGYDENMSLEQAVELARRAVLSATRRDAFSGNGIDIVVIGKDVFKEYRYTIGESIKEE; from the coding sequence ATGTTAGCTGCTTTACAGAAGAGCCTACACGGAACTACAACAGTAGGTATACGTGTTAAGGACTTTGTAGTGCTAGCGGCGGATAGGAGAGCAACAGCCGGATACTATATCGCTCATAAACGTACACGTAAGATAATAAAAGTGACAGATTATATGGCTATGACTACTGCAGGTCTAGTAGCAGATGCACAGGTACTAGCAGAATGGTTATCAAATCATGCGCATTACTACATGCTGATAAATAAGAAGAAACTAAGTGTACATGCAGCAGCTCAGTACCTCGCCACAATACTCCACTCATCAAGATTCTTCCCCTATATTGTCCAGCTACTGTTAGGAGGCTACGATACACGGCCACGTCTATACAATATAGACTGGTATGGAAGCGTAACCGAGGAGAAGTATGTAGCAACGGGATCCGGTTCACCTGTGGCTATAGGTGTTATAGAGGATGGATATGACGAGAATATGAGTCTAGAGCAAGCCGTAGAACTTGCACGTAGAGCAGTACTGTCAGCTACAAGAAGGGACGCCTTTAGCGGTAATGGTATTGACATAGTAGTTATAGGTAAGGACGTGTTCAAAGAATATCGTTATACTATAGGCGAGTCTATTAAGGAAGAATAG
- a CDS encoding NAD(P)-dependent glycerol-1-phosphate dehydrogenase: protein MLHPIELPLKIVIGDNALNALPDLLTELGVKGKQTVVISGPNVWRKFGEQLRAVLEDVVEFEKLDAKEASTVYAEELSETVREYSPRLVIGFGGGKSIDLAKYVAYKLRLPMVSIPTSPSHDGIASPFTSLKGFDKPFSIRTVTPVAIVADIDIMSSAPIRLIRAGAGDLVAKLTAIRDWKLAHRLKGEYYGEYAAKLALLSAKHVIEYAAEIGRGAKEAIRVLVEGLVSSSVAMCIAGSTRPASGSEHLFSHALDVLAPGRALHGEQVALGTIMMMYLHGGNWKRVRKTLIRLGLPVKARDLGIEDELVIKALTIAHRLRPNRYTILGESGLTWEAAERLARITGVID from the coding sequence TTGCTGCATCCCATAGAGCTACCACTCAAGATAGTTATAGGCGATAACGCACTCAACGCATTGCCAGACCTACTAACCGAGCTAGGAGTTAAAGGCAAGCAAACGGTAGTAATTTCGGGGCCCAATGTATGGAGGAAGTTCGGAGAACAACTTAGAGCAGTACTAGAGGATGTAGTAGAGTTCGAGAAGCTAGACGCTAAGGAAGCCAGCACTGTCTATGCCGAGGAGCTTAGCGAGACTGTAAGAGAGTATTCTCCACGCCTCGTGATAGGCTTCGGCGGAGGCAAGTCTATAGACTTGGCCAAGTATGTAGCATACAAGTTACGACTACCAATGGTTAGCATTCCTACAAGCCCGTCACACGATGGTATAGCCTCACCCTTCACATCGCTTAAAGGGTTTGACAAGCCATTCTCTATTCGTACCGTCACCCCGGTAGCTATAGTTGCCGACATAGACATCATGTCTTCTGCACCTATACGTCTTATAAGAGCCGGTGCCGGAGACCTGGTCGCAAAACTGACAGCAATAAGGGACTGGAAGCTAGCCCATAGACTCAAAGGTGAATATTACGGAGAGTATGCTGCAAAACTCGCATTACTTTCGGCCAAACATGTTATAGAATATGCTGCAGAGATAGGACGTGGCGCTAAGGAGGCTATACGGGTTCTAGTTGAAGGACTCGTAAGTAGTAGCGTGGCCATGTGTATTGCAGGCTCTACTAGACCTGCTAGTGGCTCTGAACACTTGTTCAGTCACGCCCTTGACGTACTCGCGCCGGGTAGAGCATTACACGGCGAACAAGTAGCACTTGGCACTATAATGATGATGTACCTCCATGGAGGAAACTGGAAGCGTGTTAGGAAGACGCTAATAAGGCTGGGACTTCCCGTGAAGGCACGTGATCTTGGCATAGAAGACGAGCTAGTTATTAAAGCTCTAACCATCGCTCATAGGCTTAGACCCAACCGTTACACTATACTCGGCGAGTCGGGATTAACATGGGAAGCCGCGGAAAGGCTTGCAAGAATAACAGGTGTGATAGATTAA
- a CDS encoding endonuclease V gives MKTPYSNIRKLIEIQKNISYKALGSLRPPGYAPRLVVGLDAAYSRIYGGVAVAVIIDYVSGSLLDYSVAIGEPRLEYIPGLLAFREAPLFYTALQGLRHEYDLLVIDGHGISHPRKAGIATHIGLALGKPSIGVAKKKLYGNEVYIKKLGECNVHPCTIGYVADPETGEKLAYMVLPNKRSRAPIYISPGANIDLETALKTVTSMLKGTRLPLPTYHADKISKHIARLLDRGVLKPNQLKGGLGRLDHFMPRI, from the coding sequence ATGAAGACACCCTACAGTAACATCCGGAAGCTAATAGAGATACAGAAGAATATATCTTACAAAGCTTTGGGCAGCCTTAGACCTCCGGGTTATGCACCCAGACTCGTAGTCGGGCTTGATGCTGCATATTCGCGAATCTATGGCGGTGTTGCAGTAGCAGTCATTATAGACTACGTGAGTGGGAGTCTACTTGACTATTCAGTGGCTATAGGTGAGCCTCGGCTAGAATATATACCTGGACTTCTGGCATTCCGTGAAGCACCACTCTTCTATACAGCGTTGCAGGGGCTTAGACACGAGTACGATTTACTAGTAATTGATGGACATGGAATATCGCATCCGAGAAAGGCTGGCATTGCAACTCATATTGGGCTTGCGTTAGGCAAACCAAGCATAGGTGTTGCCAAGAAGAAACTATACGGGAATGAAGTATATATAAAGAAGCTTGGCGAGTGTAATGTTCATCCTTGCACTATAGGTTACGTAGCTGACCCGGAAACTGGAGAAAAGCTAGCCTACATGGTGTTGCCGAACAAAAGATCCAGGGCGCCGATTTACATTAGCCCTGGTGCTAACATAGACTTAGAAACAGCTCTAAAAACAGTTACTAGTATGTTGAAAGGTACGCGTCTTCCATTACCTACATACCATGCTGATAAAATATCAAAACATATTGCTAGACTCCTGGATCGCGGTGTATTAAAACCAAACCAGTTAAAGGGAGGACTAGGTAGACTCGATCATTTTATGCCAAGAATATAG
- the psmB gene encoding archaeal proteasome endopeptidase complex subunit beta, translating into MSYQEYGIGATAVGVRGKEFVVLAAEKRVSYGGFVVSRSGKKVYKITDYLGLALAGLFADMQAISKILRAEMEYHSIMTGRRMSVRAAARLLASILYANKYFPLLSETLIGGIEPDGTARLYVMDPLGSLIEDDFAAIGSGAPIAIGILENGYKKDIDVEAAKKLVVTAVKAAIERDAISGDGIDLLVIRKVDDKVVAEEESIRV; encoded by the coding sequence ATGAGCTACCAGGAGTACGGTATCGGAGCAACGGCTGTCGGCGTACGTGGCAAGGAATTCGTGGTGCTGGCCGCAGAGAAGCGTGTAAGCTATGGCGGCTTTGTCGTAAGCAGGTCAGGCAAAAAGGTGTACAAGATCACTGACTATCTTGGACTAGCACTTGCGGGACTATTTGCGGACATGCAAGCTATAAGCAAGATTCTCAGAGCTGAGATGGAGTATCACAGTATCATGACTGGCAGACGTATGAGCGTACGCGCGGCGGCAAGGCTGCTTGCAAGCATACTCTATGCTAATAAGTACTTCCCACTTCTATCAGAGACTCTTATAGGCGGTATAGAGCCGGATGGTACTGCAAGGCTCTACGTGATGGATCCGCTAGGTTCACTCATAGAGGATGATTTCGCAGCGATAGGGTCAGGCGCGCCTATAGCTATTGGTATACTTGAAAATGGGTACAAGAAGGACATAGATGTAGAAGCAGCGAAGAAGCTCGTAGTAACAGCGGTAAAGGCAGCTATAGAGCGTGACGCTATATCTGGTGACGGTATAGATCTCTTGGTAATTAGGAAGGTTGATGACAAGGTCGTAGCTGAGGAGGAGTCAATAAGAGTCTAA
- a CDS encoding TFIIB-type zinc ribbon-containing protein, which translates to MQQILNYYSYYVTYSTPVCPYCGSAKVVLDLHGGALVCRSCGAVIDDIIFDASPPPTASNLSTLSINNRLTKTEKTRLHASILSNSLSRRLSRILNTTEIDDIIDYVKANTPELIKAYNNACLRNLLKYCKTSGEKKAVLEAAITLMHGDYPLVSMLSNQYEVGKKRLRLLIRKVMKCLSLEMSIEALAST; encoded by the coding sequence GTGCAACAAATCTTGAACTATTACAGCTATTATGTTACATACAGTACACCAGTATGCCCCTATTGCGGATCTGCTAAAGTAGTGCTAGACCTACATGGGGGTGCCCTCGTGTGTCGCAGCTGCGGAGCAGTCATAGATGACATTATCTTCGACGCTTCGCCGCCTCCAACAGCATCTAACTTGTCAACATTATCCATTAACAATAGATTAACAAAGACCGAGAAAACCCGGCTACACGCATCTATACTATCTAATAGCCTGTCTAGAAGATTGTCACGAATACTCAATACCACAGAGATAGACGACATAATAGACTATGTAAAAGCAAACACGCCAGAGCTTATCAAAGCATACAACAATGCATGCCTTAGAAATCTATTAAAATACTGCAAAACGTCAGGTGAGAAAAAAGCCGTCCTAGAGGCTGCTATAACATTAATGCACGGTGACTATCCACTTGTATCCATGCTCTCTAATCAATACGAAGTAGGCAAAAAGAGGCTTAGACTTCTAATAAGAAAGGTAATGAAATGCCTAAGCCTAGAGATGTCTATAGAAGCACTAGCATCAACCTAG
- a CDS encoding lipoate protein ligase C-terminal domain-containing protein, which translates to MKTIERILRIPGGKTLELSITVDKECKIIRVTISGDFFIYPSEALEQLESMLKGCNNIVCIEERIRSIAESTEALGFTWGQLTSSLIELYHELCRL; encoded by the coding sequence ATGAAGACCATAGAGAGAATTCTCCGAATACCCGGCGGCAAAACTCTGGAGCTGAGCATTACCGTTGACAAAGAGTGTAAGATAATACGAGTTACAATAAGCGGCGACTTCTTCATCTACCCGTCTGAAGCGCTTGAACAACTCGAGAGCATGCTAAAGGGCTGCAACAACATTGTTTGCATTGAAGAACGTATTAGGAGTATAGCAGAGAGCACAGAAGCTCTAGGTTTTACATGGGGACAATTGACTAGCTCACTTATAGAATTATACCATGAGCTATGTAGACTGTAG